The stretch of DNA AAGCATGGATAGGCGCCCATCCATACAATCGGTAAGACCGGAGCCGATCTTCGCGCTACCCCCAAAGCAACACAAGACGGCCGGGCTGTTCACCAGACCCAGGAAGGCCGGAAGCGATTGGGGAGGATAGGGTGATGAAGATCTGTGTGACCGGGGGGGCAGCCCGATCGGCTCTGGCGCTGGCCATGATGGCCGGATGGGTGAATGCGGCGCGGGCCGAGGATGCGGCAGCTCAGCCGGCCAAGCCCGACGACACCGCCGAGATCGTGGTCACCGCCCAGAAGCGCACAGAGCGCCTGCAGGATATTCCCGTGGCCGCCGCCGTGTTGAGCAACAGCGCCATCGCCCAGAACCATGTCTCCGACCTGTCGGACATCAACCGCATCGTGCCCTCGGTGGAGATCAAGGGCACCTTCAACGGGCGCGTGCCCTATGGTATTCGCGGCATCTCGACCAATGCCAATGAGGGGGCGATCGGCCTGACCTCGGGCGTTTCCATTCAGGTCGATGGCGTGCCGGTGCCTGCCGACAGCTTTGCCGCCAACACCATCACAGACGTGCAGCAACTGGAAGTGCTGAAAGGCCCTCAGGCCACGCTGGGCGGGCGCACCGCCTCGGCAGGCGTGATCAATTTCGTGACTTATGCGCCCAGCGAGATCACCAAATTCGGCTTCAACGCCATGCTGACCGACGATGGCGAGCATCATATGGATGTCCATGGCTCGGGCCAGATCCTGCCCGGCCTCACCGGCAGCATCAGCGCCTATTACCAGCACACGCCCTATCCGGTCTATAACACCACGCTGAACGAGCATTCCAACGCTGACAGCAAGGGCGGGCGCATCAAGCTGAAATGGCAGATCACCGATGCGCTGGATGCGCAGGTGATGGGCCATTATGCGCTCTCGACCAGCAGCGGCGAGAATTTCGTGCCGATCTATATGACGCCGGGCGCTTATTTCTTCGCCCAGCCGGTGGGGCTGACCCAGGCGGTGATGTATCCGGGGATCAATGTCGCTTACGGCAACACGCAATATGCCTCTCATACGGTGATGGGATCGCGCTATGAGGACAAGGATGGTTCGCTGGTGGTGAACTATCATCTGGGCAATGGCTCGGTGCTGACCTCGACCACGTCGCTGTTCCGCGAAAATCAGGACCAGACGCAGGATATTTTCGAGGCCAATGTCAATTGGGCGACGATCTTCCAGAACTTCCTGCAGGGCGTGGGCGCGATCCCCGCCGCGCTGAACCAGCCCTTCAACAACACCGGCCATTTCTACGGTTATGTCAACCAGACCACCGAAGAGGTGAAGCTGGCATCGGATGCCTCAAAGCCTTTCAGCTACATCACCGGTTTCTTCTATTCGGACATGACGGTCAATCAGGCCAGCTTCCGCAACTGGACGCTCAATCCGCTGGCCAAGACCAACATTTCCACCACGCAGAACTATGCGATCTATGGCCGTGGCACCGCAAAGCTGGGCGAGAAGATGACGCTGGTGGCTGGTCTGCGGTACAATTGGGACAAGATCGGCTGGAACGTCACCCAATATTTCGATCCGGCCAATGGCATCTATGGCAGCGGCGGCTATGGGCAGGGCGGCTATGCGTGGAATCTGAAAGACAGTTCCTCGGCGCTGGTCGGCGATGCGGCGATCCAGTTCAAGCCGACGCGCGATGTGATGGTCTATGGCTCCTATACGCGGGGTTACAAGCCGCGTGCCTTCAACACGGTGCATGATTTTGCCACGCCTCAGACCGCGCCGAGTGCCGCCGATCTGAAATTCACCACGGCCACCAAGCGCGAGACGATCGACAGCTTCGAACTGGGCCTGAAATCCAGCCTGCTCGACCGGCATCTGACGTTCAATCTGGCGGCCTATTACACCAAGTACAACAACTATCAGGCCCAGCTTTTTGACAATTCCGGCCTGATCGCCGTGCTGGTGCTGGCCAATGCCGATGCGCGCACCCAAGGCGTGGAAGGCGATCTGACCTATGTGCGGGGCAACACGCGCTTCAACCTGTCAGGCGCCTACACCGATGCCAAATTTACCAGTTTTCCGGGTGCTGTGTGCTATCCGGGGCAGACGGCGGCGCAGGGCTGCAACGTCGCGGCCAACAGTCAGGATTTGACCGGCAAGCCGCTGCCCTCCTCGCCCAAGTTCAAGCTGACGGGCAGCGTGCAGCAGACCGTGCCTCTCGACAGGTTCAATGTGCTGCTGGGGGGCAATGTCTCCTATCGCACCAGCACCAACATGCAGGCCGACCAGAACCCCTATACGGTGCAGGCCGGCTTCGCGCTGGTCGATCTGTCGCTGGGTTTTCAGAACAAGGCGCAGACGGCCAGCCTGACCTTCTTCGTCAACAATCTGACCAACCACATGTATTACAGCAACATCGAGGATTTCTTCGCCAGCGCCACCTCGGCCAATCTGGTGATCGGCCAGCCCGCGCGGGATTCGCATCGCTATTTCGGCGGGCGCCTGTCGGTCAATTTCTGACGCCCATCACGGTGAACCTGCCTTGGGGAGGAGGCCTTGCGCTTCCTCCTCTCTTGTATCGAAGGACGCATCCATGCCCATCATCGTCACCGGAGCCGGAGGTTTTGTCGGCCGACAGATCGTCACCCGCCTGATCGCGCAGGGACGCGATGTGGTGGGTGTGGACACGGTGGCAGGCGGCATCCCGCAGGGCGCGCGCGTGGTGGCGGGCGATCTGGGTGATGCCGGGGTGCGCGCCGATGCCCTGTCGCAGGGCTGCGACGCGGTGATCCATCTGGCCACCGTGCCGGGCGGCGCGGCGGAGGCCGACCCTGCTGCCTCGCGCCGGATCAATGTCGATGCGATGTATGATCTGCTGCTGGAGGCTGCGGCGGCAGGCTCCGTGCCGCGCTTTGCCTATGCCAGTTCGATTGCGGTGTTTGGCGATCCCTTTCCGCCTCAGGTGGATGACGCCACGCCTCTGGTGCCCAAGATGATCTATGGCGGCCACAAGGCGATGATGGAGCATGCCGTCGCCATGTTCACCGCGCGGGGACTGATCGAGGGCATCAGCCTGCGCCTGCCCGGCATTCTGGCGCGCCCGAAAGGCCCCTCCGGCATGAAGAGTGCCTTTATGAGCAATCTGTTCCACGCCCTGAAAGCCGGAGAGGTCTTTACCTGCCCGGTTTCGCCCGAGGGCACGATCTGGGCGGAATCGGTGGCGCAAGTGGCCGACAATTTCATCCATGCCCTCGCTGTGGACACCGCGCTTCTGCCCCCGGCGCGCGCCATGACCCTGCCTGCCCTGCGCGTAACCATGGGCGATCTGGCGGCAGAGATCGCCCGGCAATGCGGCGTCTCGGCCGATCTGGTGAGCTATGAACCCGATGCCGCGCTGGAAGCCGCCTTCGCCGCCCAGCCTCCCATCACCACGGCGGCGGCGGATCGGGCGGGCTTTGCGCATGATGGAAATCTTGCTAATCTCGTCTCCAGCGCGCTCAAGACGCTGGCATAAAGAGAGGATGGGCATGCGGTTCCAGCGACTGGACCTCAACCTGCTGGTGGCGCTCGACGCCCTGCTTTCGGAAAAGAGCGTCAGCCTGGCCGCCGACCGCCTCTGCCTGTCGCAATCGGCGACGAGCAGCGCGCTGGGCCGCCTGCGCGACTATTTTGGCGATGATCTTCTGGTGCTCAAGGGCCGGGGCATGGTGCTGACCGCCCGCGCCGAGGAACTGATCGAGCCAGTGCGCGCCGTGCTGGAGCAGATCCGCACCACCGTCGCCATCGCGCCCGAGTTCGATCCGGCCACGGCGGACCGGCAGGTGCGCATCATGGCCTCGGACTATTCCACGCAGGTGCTGTTGGCGAGCGTTCTGGCCACGCTGGAGCGCGAGGCGCCCAACCTGCGCTTCGAGATCCAGCCGATGGGCGACAATCCCATCGAGACCCTGGAGCGCGGGTTGATCGACCTGCTGTTGACCATCGATTTCGCGATCAGCGCCGATCATCCCAGCCAGGTGCTGTTCGAGGATGATTATGTGGTGGTGGGGGATGCCGCCAATCCTGATCTGCAAGGGGACATCACGCGCGAGCGCTATTTCGCCCTGGGCCACGTGACGGCGCGTTTCGGCAAGAGCCGTACCCCCGCCTTCGATGACTGGTTCGTGCGCCGCCAGAAGACCCAGCGCCGCATCGAGGTGGTGGCCCCCACGTTCCTGTCGCAGGCGGGGCTGGTGATCGGCACGCGGCGCATCGCCACGATGCATCGCCGTCTGGCCAACCAGATCGTCCCCGGATTTATTGGTATGGGAGGGGGGCTGGTGATGCGTGAGGTGCCCTTCGACATCCCGCCGATCCGCGAGGCGATCCAGTGGCATATCTCGAACAACAATGACCGGGCATTGCGCTGGGTGGTGGAGCGGCTGGCGGCTCACGTGCAGGAAAGCACACCGCCGGTCGAGAGCAATGTGGTGCCCATTGCCGAGGCCCGGCGGGACGAGATCGCGGTGCAGTTCCAGCAATACCAGCCCGGACCGCGCAACAACTGATCGGCTGTTTCAGGGCTCGCGCTGATCGAAACTGGCGCGGGCCGTGATGATCGCTTCGCTGCGCGCGTTGACCCAATCGATCATCTGCCGCCCCTCGCGCGCCAATTCCAGCCCCAGCGCGGTCAGGCGATAGGAGACGCGCGGCGGCACATCCGTGGTGATGTGACGCGCAACGAAGCCGTCACGCTCCAGCGCGCGCAGTTTCAGCGTCAGCACGCGTTGCGAGATGGCCTGTTCTTCCGACAGCGCCGACAGCGCCCGCTTCAGATCGGCATGGCGCCATTCTCCGATCACCAGAACCTGCAGGACCAGC from Novosphingobium sp. encodes:
- a CDS encoding TonB-dependent receptor, whose product is MKICVTGGAARSALALAMMAGWVNAARAEDAAAQPAKPDDTAEIVVTAQKRTERLQDIPVAAAVLSNSAIAQNHVSDLSDINRIVPSVEIKGTFNGRVPYGIRGISTNANEGAIGLTSGVSIQVDGVPVPADSFAANTITDVQQLEVLKGPQATLGGRTASAGVINFVTYAPSEITKFGFNAMLTDDGEHHMDVHGSGQILPGLTGSISAYYQHTPYPVYNTTLNEHSNADSKGGRIKLKWQITDALDAQVMGHYALSTSSGENFVPIYMTPGAYFFAQPVGLTQAVMYPGINVAYGNTQYASHTVMGSRYEDKDGSLVVNYHLGNGSVLTSTTSLFRENQDQTQDIFEANVNWATIFQNFLQGVGAIPAALNQPFNNTGHFYGYVNQTTEEVKLASDASKPFSYITGFFYSDMTVNQASFRNWTLNPLAKTNISTTQNYAIYGRGTAKLGEKMTLVAGLRYNWDKIGWNVTQYFDPANGIYGSGGYGQGGYAWNLKDSSSALVGDAAIQFKPTRDVMVYGSYTRGYKPRAFNTVHDFATPQTAPSAADLKFTTATKRETIDSFELGLKSSLLDRHLTFNLAAYYTKYNNYQAQLFDNSGLIAVLVLANADARTQGVEGDLTYVRGNTRFNLSGAYTDAKFTSFPGAVCYPGQTAAQGCNVAANSQDLTGKPLPSSPKFKLTGSVQQTVPLDRFNVLLGGNVSYRTSTNMQADQNPYTVQAGFALVDLSLGFQNKAQTASLTFFVNNLTNHMYYSNIEDFFASATSANLVIGQPARDSHRYFGGRLSVNF
- a CDS encoding NAD-dependent epimerase/dehydratase family protein — protein: MPIIVTGAGGFVGRQIVTRLIAQGRDVVGVDTVAGGIPQGARVVAGDLGDAGVRADALSQGCDAVIHLATVPGGAAEADPAASRRINVDAMYDLLLEAAAAGSVPRFAYASSIAVFGDPFPPQVDDATPLVPKMIYGGHKAMMEHAVAMFTARGLIEGISLRLPGILARPKGPSGMKSAFMSNLFHALKAGEVFTCPVSPEGTIWAESVAQVADNFIHALAVDTALLPPARAMTLPALRVTMGDLAAEIARQCGVSADLVSYEPDAALEAAFAAQPPITTAAADRAGFAHDGNLANLVSSALKTLA
- a CDS encoding LysR family transcriptional regulator encodes the protein MRFQRLDLNLLVALDALLSEKSVSLAADRLCLSQSATSSALGRLRDYFGDDLLVLKGRGMVLTARAEELIEPVRAVLEQIRTTVAIAPEFDPATADRQVRIMASDYSTQVLLASVLATLEREAPNLRFEIQPMGDNPIETLERGLIDLLLTIDFAISADHPSQVLFEDDYVVVGDAANPDLQGDITRERYFALGHVTARFGKSRTPAFDDWFVRRQKTQRRIEVVAPTFLSQAGLVIGTRRIATMHRRLANQIVPGFIGMGGGLVMREVPFDIPPIREAIQWHISNNNDRALRWVVERLAAHVQESTPPVESNVVPIAEARRDEIAVQFQQYQPGPRNN
- a CDS encoding helix-turn-helix domain-containing protein, coding for MIDPDDFPQHLRSGLSTLATDMAQHGTRRVDPPREVMAMLGDRWTSLVLQVLVIGEWRHADLKRALSALSEEQAISQRVLTLKLRALERDGFVARHITTDVPPRVSYRLTALGLELAREGRQMIDWVNARSEAIITARASFDQREP